A window of the Bacteroidia bacterium genome harbors these coding sequences:
- the hpt gene encoding hypoxanthine phosphoribosyltransferase, translating into MKDKPIYIHNSRFKPAISEERILGVIKDMADEINRDLGDKKPLFLSVLNGAFLFTADLIKHFNNECEISFVKMASYSGTESGQLKSLIGLTEDVAGRNIVILEDIIDSGATVDALLEELKEKNPASVSVAALIFKPEAFKRNFAIDYVGIKIPNDFIVGYGMDYDGLGRNLRDIYVIDPE; encoded by the coding sequence CTGCAATTAGTGAGGAAAGGATATTGGGTGTAATTAAAGACATGGCCGATGAAATAAACAGGGATTTGGGTGATAAGAAACCGCTTTTTCTTTCTGTTTTAAATGGTGCATTTTTATTTACTGCCGATTTGATTAAGCATTTTAATAATGAATGCGAAATTTCTTTTGTTAAAATGGCATCCTACTCAGGAACAGAAAGTGGACAATTGAAAAGTTTAATCGGATTAACAGAAGATGTTGCAGGAAGGAATATTGTAATTCTGGAAGATATTATTGATTCTGGAGCTACCGTTGATGCCTTGCTGGAAGAGTTGAAAGAGAAAAATCCTGCCTCCGTTAGCGTAGCCGCCCTAATATTTAAACCGGAAGCCTTTAAACGAAATTTCGCAATCGACTATGTCGGAATAAAAATTCCAAACGACTTTATTGTTGGATATGGAATGGATTACGATGGATTAGGTCGTAATCTTCGAGATATTTATGTAATTGACCCAGAATAA
- a CDS encoding adenylate kinase, with translation MLNIVLFGPPGAGKGTQSENLIKKYGLVHLSTGDVFRFNIKNETPLGNLAKSYMDKGELVPDDVTIRMLESEVQKHARPKGFIFDGFPRTAAQAESLDLFLESKGTSIAMMIALEVPESELVKRLLLRGKDSGRPDDQNEEIIHNRIKEYNKKTAPLKDFYSKQSKFRGINGIGSIEDIFSRICDQIGY, from the coding sequence ATGTTAAACATCGTATTATTCGGACCTCCAGGTGCAGGCAAAGGCACACAAAGCGAGAATCTAATTAAAAAATATGGTTTAGTTCATTTAAGCACAGGAGACGTTTTTAGATTCAATATTAAAAACGAAACTCCTCTTGGCAACCTTGCTAAAAGTTATATGGATAAAGGAGAATTAGTTCCTGACGATGTAACAATTCGGATGCTGGAAAGCGAAGTTCAAAAGCATGCAAGGCCTAAGGGCTTTATTTTCGATGGCTTTCCAAGAACAGCAGCTCAGGCCGAATCTCTTGACTTGTTTTTGGAATCAAAAGGTACTTCAATTGCCATGATGATAGCCCTTGAAGTCCCTGAGTCTGAGCTGGTAAAAAGATTATTACTAAGAGGAAAGGATAGCGGAAGGCCTGATGATCAAAATGAAGAAATTATTCATAATCGAATAAAAGAGTATAATAAAAAAACAGCTCCTCTTAAGGATTTTTACTCAAAACAATCGAAATTTCGTGGTATCAATGGAATTGGAAGTATTGAGGATATTTTTTCTAGAATTTGTGACCAAATAGGT